Part of the Acidobacteriota bacterium genome, TTGTTCTCCGCCATATCTGCCTCAGTCAATGACCTTGTACTCCGGTCTGGCCAGCGAGTTGAAGGTGGAGCCGGAAACCGCGCAGTACGCCCCCGTCAGCGGAAAGACCAGCATATCACCGACCTGCTGTTCGGGGATCATGAGCCCGTCATACATGACGTCGAACGAATCGCAGGTCGGGCCGGCCAGAACCGACAGCAACTCCCGCCTTTCACCGCGGCTGATCACGGGATACTGACACTGATCGTAGACTATTCCGCTGAACGTCGAGTACAGGCCGTCGTCCAGATAGTACCACGTTTTCCCGTCCCGAGATGATTTGCCGATGATGGTGGAAAGCAGCGTCACCGGGCTGGCTGAAATGTACCGTCCGGGTTCGCAGATAACCCTGATGCCCGGACGGATCTCCTTTTGGAGCGCCTCCGCGATAGGCGCACAGAATTCGTCGATAGCCGGCACCGGCTCCACGTATTCGACCGGGAAGCCGCCGCCGATGTCGAAAACGGTGGTGTCGAAACCCGCCAGGTCCAGCCGGTGAATCAGCAAGTGCGCGGCGTGGATGGCTTTTACGTAGTTCTCCGGGTAGATGCACTGCGAGCCGATGTGAAAACAGAGTCCGTCGTATTCGTGGCCGGCTGCCCGTATTTTCTCGGCAAGAGGCAGGACCTCGTCGACCGTGCAGCCGAATTTGTACTGCAGGTTGACAACGGCGGTCGTATTGGTGTTTATCCGAAAGCGTATGAGGATCCTGAGCTTCTCGTTTGTGTAGCGCCGGAGCTTCTCGGTCTCGTCGACATTATCCACCACGAAGACCCTGACCCCCTTGGCCACGGCCTGGTCAAACTCCCGGAGCGACTTGATCGGGTGCGAATGAATCAGACGCGCCGGGTCGATACCGGTGGCCAGGACGGCGTCAATCTCCCGCACCGAGCACACGTCGAAACTGCCGCCGCACCGTTGCACCTGCCTGAGGATGGCCGGGTGGTCGTTGGACTTGACGGCGTAGTGGAGGTCGGCTCGCGGAAGCGCCGCCTGGAGAGCCCGGCAGTTGCGACGGACCCCCGAACGGGATAGCAGCAGGGCCGGCGTGGCGGCACTCGTTGAGGCGAACAGGTCCCGGATCAGTTCGGTGTCCAGATGACGCGAGACGGGAGCCCCCGTCATACTGCTGACATTGACGGCATGAGTCACAGTGACCTCCTCGTTAGAGAGGTGAAGAGGTGATGCCTACCGCCGGTGATACCGGCTTGTGGTCGATGAT contains:
- a CDS encoding type III PLP-dependent enzyme, with amino-acid sequence MTHAVNVSSMTGAPVSRHLDTELIRDLFASTSAATPALLLSRSGVRRNCRALQAALPRADLHYAVKSNDHPAILRQVQRCGGSFDVCSVREIDAVLATGIDPARLIHSHPIKSLREFDQAVAKGVRVFVVDNVDETEKLRRYTNEKLRILIRFRINTNTTAVVNLQYKFGCTVDEVLPLAEKIRAAGHEYDGLCFHIGSQCIYPENYVKAIHAAHLLIHRLDLAGFDTTVFDIGGGFPVEYVEPVPAIDEFCAPIAEALQKEIRPGIRVICEPGRYISASPVTLLSTIIGKSSRDGKTWYYLDDGLYSTFSGIVYDQCQYPVISRGERRELLSVLAGPTCDSFDVMYDGLMIPEQQVGDMLVFPLTGAYCAVSGSTFNSLARPEYKVID